In Felis catus isolate Fca126 chromosome A2, F.catus_Fca126_mat1.0, whole genome shotgun sequence, the following proteins share a genomic window:
- the C2CD4C gene encoding C2 calcium-dependent domain-containing protein 4C — MSPCCAAAAARAGAATASPRGPRPLRAATPACPRGQPPASGHHPGADSAELFLASPLPAPMKKTSVWFLERLRGSGENASPGSEAGDRGSKGPLYSNVLTPDKIPDFFIPPKLPAGPTDPEAQAELGPATSDQNLASGTPRRAPRSPRLSAKLPAESKSLLKAATRHVIQIESAEDWPAEEAATNADPQAQGAMSLPSVPKAQTSYGFATLAESPHTRRKESLFHSEHGALAQVGSPGAGRRRGAPKANGGDGVPREAGGALMSPSRYFSGGESDTGSSAESSPFGSPLLSRSVSLLKGFAQDSQAKVSQLKHSAGRHGSLSAEDSAPDASPGARRRLTRRATPEPGPETGQAPRAEHAVRMGPRGSVRLLAEYEAAQARLRVRLLAAEGLYDRLCDARSINCCVGLCLVPGKLQKQRSTIIKNSRHPVFNEDFFFDGLGPASVRKLALRIKVVNKGGSLKRDTLLGEKELPLASLLPFL, encoded by the exons ATGAGTCCCTGCtgcgctgccgccgccgcccgagCTGGAGCTGCGACCGCGTCCCCCCGCGGGCCCCGACCCCTTCGCGCTGCGACTCCGGCGTGCCCGCGGGGACAGCCTCCAGCCTCGGGTCACCACCCCGGGGCAG ACTCTGCAGAGCTCTTCCTggcctcccctctgcctgcccccatgAAGAAAACCAGCGTGTGGTTCCTGGAGCGTCTCCGGGGGTCCGGAGAAAACGCCAGCCCTGGGAgtgaggcaggggacaggggatccaaggGACCCCTGTACAGCAATGTGCTCACACCCGACAAGATCCCTGACTTCTTCATACCCCCCAAGCTGCCCGCTGGCCCCACAGATCCCGAGGCGCAGGCAGAGCTGGGCCCCGCCACCTCCGATCAGAACCTGGCCTCGGGGACACCCCGCCGAGCCCCCCGGAGTCCCCGGCTGTCTGCCAAGCTGCCGGCTGAGAGCAAGAGCCTGCTGAAGGCAGCCACCCGGCACGTGATCCAGATTGAGAGTGCGGAGGACTGGCCAGCGGAGGAGGCTGCCACCAACGCAGACCCCCAGGCCCAGGGCGCCATgtccctgccctctgtgcccaAAGCCCAGACGTCCTATGGCTTTGCCACACTGGCAGAGAGCCCCCACACGCGGCGCAAGGAGTCCCTGTTCCACAGCGAGCATGGAGCCCTGGCTCAGGTGGGGTCCCCAGGTGCCGGGCGCCGTCGGGGGGCCCCCAAGGCCAATGGGGGAGATGGGGTGCCCAGGGAGGCTGGTGGGGCCCTCATGAGCCCCAGTCGCTACTTCAGCGGTGGGGAGAGTGATACTGGGTCCTCGGCCGAGTCCTCCCCATTCGGGTCCCCTCTGCTCTCTCGCTCTGTGTCACTGCTGAAAGGCTTTGCGCAGGACAGCCAGGCCAAAGTGAGCCAGCTCAAGCACTCGGCCGGCCGCCACGGCTCTCTGTCTGCTGAGGACAGTGCACCAGACGCCAGCCCGGGGGCTCGGCGCCGTTTGACCCGCAGGGCCACCCCGGAGCCGGGCCCTGAGACTGGCCAGGCGCCCCGGGCGGAGCACGCCGTCCGGATGGGCCCTCGGGGCAGCGTCAGGCTGCTGGCAGAGTATGAGGCGGCCCAGGCCCGCCTGCGGGTGCGCCTGCTGGCTGCCGAGGGCCTCTATGACCGCCTGTGTGACGCCCGGAGCATCAACTGCTGTGTGGGCCTGTGCCTGGTCCCCGGCAAGCTGCAGAAGCAGCGCAGCACCATCATCAAGAACAGCCGCCACCCCGTCTTCAACGAGGACTTCTTTTTCGACGGCCTGGGGCCGGCCAGCGTCCGGAAGCTGGCCCTCCGGATCAAGGTGGTCAACAAGGGTGGCAGCCTCAAGCGGGACACGCTGCTCGGGGAGAAGGAGctgcccctggcctccctgctgccTTTCCTGTAa